One Rhinolophus ferrumequinum isolate MPI-CBG mRhiFer1 chromosome 10, mRhiFer1_v1.p, whole genome shotgun sequence genomic window, ATATTTTCTGGTAAACCAGGGCCTAAATGATTactcctcctcttcctgttcccctccaagtccctcctcccctgctgaTATTTTCTTTGCGGTTGGCTAGCTTTATTGCCCTCTTTCTGCTAGCTTCTTGTGGTTTCCATCTCTTGattggagctggagctgccaggTCTCAGAGCTCCTGCTAGACACAGTGCTATGTGTCCTGTTTGCCTTTGGTTTTATAACCTCCTACCTCCTGTTCATCCTCATTGTCGGGCCTTCACTCATCtcttcctactttttcttttgaatttttgattCCTATATCACTactcaagtttttaattttaagtgtgaTCACGGTTCCTCTGGTGTTCTAgaataggatttttttccttctgtaaacaCAAGATAAGTTTTTCACTCCTTTAATCTGTCTCCTTACATTTAAAAGCTTCAACCCCCCCCCTTGCTCTAAACCAATCCTTATATTTAGATAGTTCTGtataatttacaaagcattttcacataaaattttatggaTTACTCAAGTTCACCGTTTCAGTACCATGACTTTGTAAAACATGTTGGAAAGTTATCATCTTCCTTTTACTCATTGGAGTGCTGAAGCTCAGGCAGGTCAAATATCCTCTTGAAGGAAGATTACACCACTACTAGGGATACTTGGCCActgtttatttctgcttctttaaCTTTTCTGTCCTTCCCATATCTTCTATCTAGGATGACGATATTTTCTAAACTAAAAATCTAAAGCTCAGGCATGGTTTtactatagattttaaaaatgtataatttaaattaaatgtgatTTATATCACATTTATGTGCTATATTATGATttccataaataataaatgttgtaatagaatttaaatttaaatagattatttaaattaatatttaaaatttaaaatatttataaatcttgttttataaatttacatgcataaaaagtctttaatttttgcatagcttaatttttttattacagaaatacatatttttaaaactaaaagtattGTAGAAAGATTTAATGTAGACACTGAAAGTCCCTTGAAATCCTAACATCATTAATATTGATAAATGGTTATTGTACTGGCATCATATTACAGAATATCATGCTATAAGAACTGTTTTACtactgacttttttttcacttaataaaacactgtcttgaaaatattcttttgcaGTCATTCTTGCAATTTttggcaaaatataaaattaaaccatGTTATCTATAACATTAATAAGTGCTGTttataagaaagaacaaaactgataGACACTCCGGACCATCTGAGAAAACGTGGGTGATCTTCTTAATGCTGTAATTAAATAGAAGCATATATCCTATAGTACACCTTAGACGTAACTTACCATTACTTAAAATCAAGGTTCTCTGTTTACTTTTCATCATATGCCCTATTGCATGATTAAAACTACAACCTTATTAAGAAAACTCATTTTGTAAGGGGTAAAGAAGagtaagaaatagaaaagttatATCGGGCCTAGACAAACTCACTTTAGCTAGGGCAACTGTaggatgaggaaggaaaaaatacgAGAGTAGATTCTGTAGTTTTCATTCCCACTGTCTGCCTCTTCTCCCAGGTGATCGTGGAGAAGGCTCCTAAGGCCCGGGTGCCTGATCTGGACAAGAGGAAGTACCTAGTGCCCTCTGACCTCACTGGTAATGCTCTTTCTTCCCCTGACCCTTCCTTTCATGGCAAAGCATTCCCAGGCCTTCCTGCATGTGTGACATCGTGAGACTCAGAGGAAGTAGGGTTGAAGAAAGTGAGTGGGATTCTCCAGAGAGTTAGGTGATTCAAAACTGGTGACACCTTTCTTCCCCATCACCAGTTCCCTTATGCATTTCCCATCGTAGTGCCTTGTTTGATTTTGACACAACCAAGTGCAAAACATGGAAAGAGAAGATCAGGTACTCATTATTTAAACCGCTTAAAATTCAGCTTTGTTCTTGTGAAACCAATTTATTCCAAAAGGAAAACCAGACAAGTTTCTTGGAAGGATCACATTTTAGAGATTCTCAGCCAAATACCTTATCTCCTCAAGCTACGTTTCTTTGTTAACGTTTTGTAGATACTGTTTGGAATTGCAAAGGATATCGTCATACTTCACTCGATCCTTAATGGAATAACCACTCCATCCAGGAGACACCCGACACATTTTGTAGAGATGTTTGCCCCATTTGAATAACTGCCTTCTAAAACTTTTTCAGAGTGCCCAGTCAAAGGGAAAGCGTTGGACCCCACTCATCACCTCAACATTGGGATGAGTGAAAGTGCTAAGGAATACTGGAGTCCAGAAGACCTCTTTCCATCATTAGTTTGTCTTAGGGTGGGAGTGGGCATGGAAGTGTGTTTCAGATCAGATTTAGACAACGATAGGAATGTTTCTGTCTGGATGTACATGCTGTTCCCACAAAGTTGTCCTCAGTGGAGTGGATATGCTAACTTTAGGTCTGAAATGGAGTAAAGGCGGGGAGATTcctattttctaagaaataaattcCTCAATGGCATGTCAGAGACTATGAGGCTTCTTTgagttttattaggttggtgcaaaagtaattacgatttcaaaggttaaaaataattgtaaaaaccacagttacttttgcaccaacctaatactttctgtttctatagctGTAGGACAGTATTGGCCTCTGTTCAGATGGTGCGTAAAGGTGGTACTTGAAAGGGAACAGGTGCAGCAGATTTCTGTTCTAGATCTTACCCTACTCCTAATCCCTCgtttccttctctcttgcctTCCTTTTCCAAACCCTTTTCCTCCTTCATCCAGTTGGCCAGTTCTACTTCTTAATTCGGAAGAGGATCCACCTGAGACCTGAGGAcgccttatttttctttgtcaacaATACCATCCCTCCCACCAGCGCTACCATGGGCCAGCTGTATGAGGTAATGGTCCTGGTCACAACAATACCGTGAAGTCTGCTCTTCTCCAGCTTTTGTCGCAGTGCATTCTGATAACACACCTGGGAAGTGGGGCAGGAGGTGTTGTCTATCAGGATCCTTTTACACAGGGCAGTGTGAGGCTCCCGGAGATTAGATACCACTTGTCCTTTAGAGGTGGAGCAGCTACTAGATTCAGTCCCTTTGAATTCTCTTGTCAGTCTTGCCTTGCTAGTGTTTTAATATCGGATTGTCTTCATTGAAGCAGCAGGAAATGGCTTCTGGTTGCCGAAGTTccaaataaactgaaatttaaaattaaggcAAAAATCTTTCAATTGATTGATCCTAGCACATACACTCAGCTGGAGAGAAGAATTTATGTGATCTCATGCGATGTCACCTAAGAGAGTAACTGTTATTCCTTAAAGGAGTTCATACAAGATGCTGCCTTCCTCTTGTGCCCCGTCAGTGAATCAAATACACTTCTCTAATActtctcatttttattccatAGCATATATTCCCTATCAGTAAATACGTTTTGCTCTACCTATGTCCCCATGGTTAGAATGAGCGTGCCCTAGTCATGTTCCTATCCCTGACACCTAGGTGCATGATGTTCTCCATGAAGGTTTTCTGTTGATGAACTCAAAGTTAAATTCCAACCACTCGGCTTAgtctttgttcctcctttttGATGGGGTCTAATGATACCTTCAGTACCTACTTTATAAGGTTATGTGAGGCTCAGAATCCTGGAGATAATATAATGAACgtgattatgtttttttaaactcTCCTCTTATCTCTTCCCCTAGGACAACCATGAGGAAGACTACTTTCTGTATGTGGCCTACAGTGATGAGAGTGTCTATGGGAAGTGAGTGGTGGAAGCCCAGCAGATGGGAGCACCTGGACTcgggggtagggggaggggtgtgtgggggacttggggaaagagaagggggGCTCCCACCATGGAGGACACAGAAGGTGAAGACATCTGGAAAGACTACACCACACACACCGTCATCATATTTTCACCTGCTcagttgttattttttgttgcttcCTCGGTCCAGGGAGAAAACATGTCAGGACAGAGCAGTTGGATTAGCTTCGCTAGAGGAATGGAGATGATACAATTGAATAGCAGTGCTGTGAATTacttttttgtgtgaatttttttcattgaagagTCAGGAGGTGGGTGAGTTGGGGCCAGAGATGATTGTGGACCAGCATCAActtcctgctctcccttccctttGGGCAGAGATTCTGTCTTTGACATTTGCACGAGACAGGTAGGGGAAGGGGATGGTAATGTTTTAGGACTACTGGTGGTGGACCATTCCTGGGGACCAAAAGAGACACACTGTAATTAAAGCGTGGTGCCCCTGCTCTCTCCTGTCTCCATACCTCCTTCTCAATCCCAGTCGTCAGCTCACACACAAACATCACAGCACCAGCCCAGTGCTGGCAATAGACATCAGACAGAAATTTAGATGGAGCTGTCTTACTGTGAGAAAGTGGGCCGGGTGGGAAGGACATTGTGGTTAACTATGGAGGTAGTTTCCATAGCATAACTGGAATTGATGAAGTATTGAACATCTCTGTCTAACCTGCTCTCTCTCTTGCTGGTGCCTCTTATCCCACACCTACCTTGGACTTGAATGAGCCTCAACCATTTCCAGTGACAGGTTAAAGGGATGTCCTCCCTTCCTGCTGTCCCTTCAGTCTCACATGCACAGAAACGCTAAGTGATAGCCAGCTGCTTCCCTTCTTGGGTTTTTATTTACTGCAGCTGCTAGTTAGAAAAGTTTGAGGGGATGACTTTTAGTAATTCATGGGGATTTTGTTGATtctgattattttcactttaggGGTtatgtgggtgggggtggggcacaggaaTTGCACTCAGACATGACATTTCAATTCATCTCTACTAATGAAAAGGGTCCTTCCTGTGGGGGAAATCTGTGTGTCAATTTTGTCAGCTGCAGGTTCTTGTATAATAAAGATTATGCTGTCAGgccaaggaaataaaattattgcaTACCTTAAATCTCACCGTGAGTTCAGAAATGTTGCCTTTATTTAGTGTGTGTTAGAATAGATGGCATGTGGAGTCATTGAGCAGAAAACTTTGAGTGTGGCTGTAAGCAATGATTGCTCACACATGGTCAGATGTATTGACGTTTACTGACCGGGACTTACCGTCCAAAGGTGAATAGCGATGTGGGGCGATGTGTCTGGTGTTTTGGTGGTATGTGTCTGATTTTCTCTTTGTAGATAAATGCTTTGTCACTGCTTGATGTGTTCTTCAAAGCTGAAGGTGGAAGACTGCCTACATCAGAATATAGGGGTGTGGGATGGGGaagtgcttattaaaaatgcagatgtcTAGGCCTTAGTGGGATTTAGCCCACTCAGAATCTCAGCGTAGTCGGCTGTGTTTTTAACCTGCTCCTCATTCTCTTGCACACTGAAGTTTGGAGAGGCATTGCTCTGTATACCTGGTTTGCCGTAAGTCCCAACCAGACCTTAGGTTTTTCATCACTTCTTGGTCAGTATGAGGTTAAAACAGTAAAAGCACCCAAGTAAGCTCCTGGGGTCAGGACGAGCTAGGTGTCATCTTCTGACCGCGAGTCTTTCCTTCAGTCAGTTAGGGACCAATATATGGGTGGGCAGTCGGGGAGCAAGCTATGAGACAATAAAAAACAGATTAGTAGAAAGTCCTTTGAGGAACTTGAAAGCCCCTCTCTAACCCTCATCTCTTATATCTATATCCCCAAGTGGTATCTACCTTTGTAGAGTTTTATGGACTACATCACAGTTACCAGAAAAGAAATAGATGGGTATAAAAGATCTGTGGCAAGATTACACCCACCATGAAACCATGCCTAGTGCACCACCTGAGAAAGTTAAGTCAGGattgagagggaaggaaaaaaacccaagcCCAGCAAGCACCCCATGAAGAAAACTAAGGAAAGCGCTAGGAATTTTTGATGTTGATGTCAAAGCACTGAAAATGGACTGTTGTTACTACTGACGGATAAATATTGGCGTGTTGTTATTGATGAAGCCGAATAGAAGCTAATATTTGGATTAAAATGGGAACTATATTTTGAAACTAATAGACATACCCACTACCTAGCAATGAAATGAATGTTGAAGCACATGGCAGATCCCAGCCCTCCAGACACACTCGAGGAGCAGTAACACTAGTGCCAGGAAACTTCAGGCCATTGCTAAACCAGAGAGGTACTTTGCATTTAGAGCCTGTGTCTCCCTAGGAGGCGTTGGCTTATTTCAGTTTGACCTATCTCTAGATTTTCCTGTTGGAAAAAATTTATCCTTGGATGGAACATTACATACCATGTTTGACCAGCCCTCTGGTTTTACAAATCCATGAAGTTTAAGTAAATTAGAGAAATTCACAGGCAAAGGCAGTCCGGATATTTCAGTGTGCTCTGATGAGGAGGACATGATGATCTTTCCTGAATAAAAGAATTTCTCAGAGTCCCATGTTTCCTGCTAGCCAAGCTTTAAAGCTTCTTGGAACCCTCAGGCCATTGTGAGCCAAGTCTAGGACTGAAAGCAGTTTAGGAAATGGCGTTTCACTAACCTGGGCCGCGTGTCCCATCTCAGATCGACTGACACCCTGTTACTTCTTTCTGGGAACCAAGTTTGAATGTTGTGTCAAATAAGCCCATTCTTCCCTTGGAAGCTGGTGTGACAACAGTATCGGAGATGATGGAGTCCTTAGCttttaccatatattttgatTGAAAGATCTTGTATCTATCTGTAGGGTTTGTATACACCTAGGTTTGCCAAAGATGGTCTTGATTTATTCCTATTGTCCTGATTGCTTTATTTATGGTTCTTTTTTTCACTGTAACAAGTTTCCCCAAGGACAAAAACATATGGTCACTCTtatacttaccgtgtttccccgaaaatgagacttagctggacaatcatctctaatgcatcttttggagcaaaaattactataagacccgatatcatatattatatttattatatagaccaggtcttatagtaaaataagaccaggtcttacagtaatttttgctccaaaagacgcagtagagctgatcatccagctaggtcttattttcggggaaacacggtcataTAAAACGGAAGCTTATTCCCAACGTCAAGAGAGAGACAATGCCCAAGCCATCTAGATGCAGCGTGCTTCAGTGTGGCTCTTACCCTGTGTGGGCAGAGACTAAGAATGAATGCCACTGTGGAATGGCAgtgttttcccatttctttccccCAGTGCAGAATTGTTTTGTTCCTATAAagcattgtatattttaaaaagtttgtagaCTGCATTTGAAATCAGTGGTTAGGattgcaaaagaacaaaacaactgGGGGTTAACTAATGCTCCACGGTGGCAACTAGGCAGACAGGTCCCCTTCCAGACAGGCACAACTCTAGGGGGCACCATGCCATTGCACAGTGTGAACAGAGCTCCCCAGAACAGTATGTGCTTGGGGCTCTGGCTGTTGCACTGCATCTTGGATCAATATTGTCAGTTGTTGCCAGTTGCTGTGGCAATGTTACATTTAGTAAGCACATAATTCCCCGTTGTATTTGTGTCATTAACCCCCAAATATATAACGGGTATGGTATAATTTTGAGGTTTTGTGTGTAGGCTGGGGCATCCTGTACATTGCCCATGGATACAGGACCAAGTCAGCTGTCACAATGATCAAATTCAGTCATTTCTGGAAAACAAACTAGTTGACAAATTGGTTTCAGCCAGTTTTTATGTGAAACTTGTAATCAGCTATTTCTAACtgagtttattttcatatgtatttttactCAGAGAGATTTGAACATGCTCCAAGcattcatcttcatttttttttgtccgtttgttttgtttttactgcaTGGAACcacaattattttcagaaattggcCCATTTTGTTCTCGAGTGGCTCTGAGTTCAGTTGTCACTTCAGTACAGCCCTGAGGGCTCTTGCCTGCTGTCCAACTCCCCACCCACCCTTGTATTTACCTAGCTATTACAGTGCTAGGTCTGCAATTTGGTCATCTCAGCCTGTGGCATATTATCCTGTGGATGACTCAGGGCTGCAGAGCTTGTTTTTCTCAGCTATTTTGATCCAtcttcaaaaagacaaaacaaaaatatgcattGGAGTTCCTGTATCAAAAGCTGTGAGAGGTTGGTAATGTCAGCCTAATTGTCCTTTTGGATCATaggaccatttaaaaaaaatgtttttttcctcttattcttGCAGTTATGGATGGGCATTTTGGTGCTTTGTAAATCCATACAACCAGATTATTTTCAAAGTTGGAAGTAACAGGAAGTAGTCAAATGATATTTCAGCATGCCATTGTGCAAGTGTGCATATATTTTAACAGTGACTAACAAAGCAAAAGACTTAAGTCATTCTCCTGGTGTGTATTCAACATTGTGGACCATCTGTCTTTACAGTTCTACTTTTAACACAGCAGTGTATTTATTCAAGATCTCTGATTAGAGAGGTGTTCAGCACTTCAAACTTACATAAAGTATCTTGAGCTCTTGGGAAGGGGGTtgaaacacattttctatttttacgCTTGGCTCAGCGTTCTCACATCGTTCAACAAAATCATGATTGCTTATTGGTGGGTATTCAAAGACTGAAAGTAACAATAAGCCATATTTTCGATGCTAACATTGGCTAACTGCCTGCCCCCTTCAGTCTTGGCTCAGCTGTCATGTCAGGCCTACCCTGAACACCTTCTTCAGTGTTTCAACCATCTCCCTCTCTCACCGCTCTCCCACTCATCCCtacttttctctgcttttgtcCTTTTTGCTTACCACTGATCACCTAACATTTTAAGTTTAGTCTTCTCTCAGTAGATTTGTAAACTCCACAAAGGCAGAAACTTTGGTCACTGATATAGACAAACCagtcagaacagtgcc contains:
- the GABARAPL1 gene encoding gamma-aminobutyric acid receptor-associated protein-like 1, with product MKFQYKEDHPFEYRKKEGEKIRKKYPDRVPVIVEKAPKARVPDLDKRKYLVPSDLTVGQFYFLIRKRIHLRPEDALFFFVNNTIPPTSATMGQLYEDNHEEDYFLYVAYSDESVYGK